From Elusimicrobiota bacterium, the proteins below share one genomic window:
- a CDS encoding Txe/YoeB family addiction module toxin: MNWQLLYTKQAQKDAKKLASSGLKPKAETLLKVLEGNPFQNPPPFEKLVGDLAGAYSRRINVQHRLVYQVLPHIRTVKVIRLWSHYE; this comes from the coding sequence GTGAACTGGCAACTGCTGTATACCAAGCAAGCCCAAAAAGATGCCAAGAAATTGGCTTCGTCAGGACTCAAACCAAAAGCTGAAACCCTCTTAAAGGTGTTGGAAGGCAATCCCTTTCAGAATCCACCGCCATTTGAAAAGCTGGTAGGCGATTTGGCCGGTGCGTATTCTCGGCGAATTAACGTCCAACACCGATTGGTTTACCAAGTCTTACCTCACATCAGGACCGTTAAGGTCATTCGACTGTGGAGCCATTACGAATAA
- a CDS encoding type II toxin-antitoxin system Phd/YefM family antitoxin, with product MTTLTASVARASLYKLLDKTYDSHEPIQIMGKRHNAVLVSDEDWRSIQETLYLVSIPGMRESIRAGLNIPVKKLSKKLRW from the coding sequence ATGACTACACTTACCGCAAGCGTTGCAAGGGCGTCCCTGTACAAACTCCTTGACAAGACCTATGATTCGCATGAACCCATTCAGATCATGGGAAAGCGTCATAATGCTGTCTTGGTGTCTGATGAGGACTGGCGCTCCATTCAAGAAACTCTCTATTTGGTTTCTATTCCTGGGATGCGGGAATCTATTCGGGCCGGTCTCAACATTCCCGTAAAGAAACTTTCCAAAAAACTGCGTTGGTGA
- a CDS encoding transposase family protein, translating into MTITMDDSKIQTLAQIRQILKSSRKLRFKSKSRHDKYAWIEDTLNRFDYYSLNKKAKGTVKSYLRCMTGFSRAQVTRLICQRLAVGGLAPGRPKRNRFPTTYTLADRQLLAQTDNAHQRLSGPATRCLLQRQYRLHGDKKFERLQNISSAHIYNLRATRTYQRLAQTFAGTKAVRVSIGVRRKPDPQGSPGWIRVDTVHQGDLDGHKGGYHINLVDSVLQWEIVVCVEKISEWFLVPALEQAIGMFPFKIRGFHSDNGSEFINSVVAQLLNKLLIEQTKSRSGRTNDNALVESKNGGVIRKHMGYDHIEQRHAPAINEFYRTYFNSYLNFHRPCGFATVTVDRKGKRHRIYKTYQTPYDRLKSLPNPARHLKEGVTFKVLDKEALRLTDNQSAQEMQRAKEKLYARFDPMTPRSKPPKFHAPRGSIFPQKGGKV; encoded by the coding sequence ATGACCATCACAATGGACGACTCCAAGATTCAAACGCTGGCGCAGATTCGTCAGATTCTCAAATCATCACGAAAACTGAGGTTCAAGAGCAAGTCTCGCCATGACAAATACGCTTGGATTGAGGATACACTGAATCGCTTCGACTATTATTCCTTGAACAAGAAGGCCAAGGGAACTGTCAAATCCTACCTCCGGTGTATGACCGGATTCTCACGCGCTCAAGTGACACGCCTGATTTGTCAGCGACTTGCCGTCGGTGGGCTGGCCCCTGGGCGTCCCAAACGTAATCGCTTCCCAACCACCTACACTTTGGCCGATCGACAGCTCCTCGCTCAAACCGACAACGCCCATCAGCGCCTCTCCGGCCCGGCGACTCGATGTCTCTTACAAAGGCAGTACCGCCTCCATGGCGACAAGAAATTTGAACGCCTCCAAAACATCTCTTCCGCGCACATCTACAACCTGCGCGCCACACGCACTTACCAGCGCTTGGCCCAGACGTTCGCCGGGACCAAGGCCGTGCGTGTCAGCATCGGCGTTCGCCGAAAACCCGATCCCCAAGGCTCCCCCGGCTGGATTCGCGTCGACACCGTGCATCAAGGTGATCTCGATGGGCACAAGGGGGGCTACCACATCAATCTGGTCGATAGCGTCCTCCAGTGGGAGATCGTCGTTTGCGTTGAAAAGATTTCCGAATGGTTCCTGGTCCCCGCCCTGGAACAAGCCATCGGAATGTTTCCCTTCAAAATCAGGGGTTTCCATTCCGACAATGGGAGCGAATTCATTAATTCGGTCGTGGCGCAGCTCTTGAATAAGCTCTTGATCGAGCAGACCAAATCTCGCTCGGGACGGACCAACGACAACGCCCTGGTCGAGAGTAAAAACGGGGGCGTCATTCGCAAGCACATGGGTTATGACCACATCGAACAACGCCACGCACCCGCCATCAACGAATTTTACCGAACGTATTTTAATTCTTATCTCAACTTTCACCGGCCCTGTGGGTTCGCTACGGTGACCGTCGATCGGAAAGGCAAGAGACACCGCATCTACAAAACCTATCAGACACCCTATGATCGATTGAAGTCCTTGCCCAACCCCGCTCGCCACCTAAAAGAAGGTGTCACTTTTAAGGTTCTCGACAAAGAGGCTCTGCGCCTAACAGACAATCAATCCGCGCAAGAAATGCAACGCGCCAAGGAAAAACTCTATGCGCGGTTCGACCCCATGACCCCCAGGTCAAAACCCCCGAAATTCCACGCCCCGAGAGGCTCAATCTTCCCCCAAAAAGGAGGCAAGGTCTGA